A single genomic interval of Corvus hawaiiensis isolate bCorHaw1 chromosome 5, bCorHaw1.pri.cur, whole genome shotgun sequence harbors:
- the CCDC142 gene encoding coiled-coil domain-containing protein 142 codes for MDAGGAERRGGELCLQVGDAGLGGLILLLLTARPGPGDGAARGEPPEPGGSRGPLARSLQRAEAMLRSCVTPGLRRLLSPRSCRRGDGDEDDHEDEDEAASIVVPLEQSFLGLRRCLCVWEDPRTETFLGYVRPHPSGAGDFSEDAVRQRVAERGAALHGLLQHRHQLRLARDFTRRLKASSDFLRRLLALPRPGEPGDPAPALQELCLELRAHAGHWAALLRRLRADAWLRALPRRRGEAVVHMRWALLLPALTAARLARQHIEGRLQELGRPGTPAPASECLADLFQGLEIYNHVVQGLAEELGPEGKAPSAFTVGGVLQLLAAERGRTVAQRLQPLLWPQDGDIRDGHICWKDVVVPWPPGRNAVGMGMGMDTEPSGAEVPPALAAELQALCQEDEELMGHVFGVLVASADSLWQPVLSESPEPLGLVPGLRPGSAGGWKAVRWLDAARGPAATALSARYRVLLWEAAGAVLGDSPGTPPATPGATVTAAWELSRALTVARVPPECQEELGGLCLRLLCRSVLCSWDMDFTRALGSGLSDKCLEVPEGPPGPGCSRTAQQLQCLFPAVALALRCLCLLPTRPHAPPGGLCLRLQVLGRCLAAVAAAHAWLTGRAGRYLAAWALPQFLLVTQGDLQVLKAEAEQLMVQVSGTFPEPGDIHGDSPLEPLPSPGSPWELQLCQQIRDMANSIQLFSRDVLRMFSTSCKRLSAEIFDQTMPLGRHWRLGPRAELPSSPSAYAAAAVQAVLGQVLQGAQALPHDAQAPTLARVTTAFLEAWMDHILTRRIKFSLQGALQLRRDFEAVRELVCSERSGLAPEARQALQALCVFQHTDAAVRCLLQQPGGLGGPPRGWSGLRRCCSDEGAHPLEPSTDPLPGQDPLEGLGPIPGTPVPAPQADLPSRPESPFPGSQQQWLSLRLHRARRWRVPGLPCVGNSPEG; via the exons ATGGACGCCGGCGGCGCTGAGCGGCGCGGCGGAGAGCTATGTCTGCAG GTGGGCGACGCCGGCCTGGGCGgcctcatcctgctgctgctgacggCCCGGCCGGGACCGGGCGATGGGGCTGCCCGCGGGGAGCCGCCCGAGCCCG GCGGGTCGCGGGGCCCTCTGGCACGCTCCCTGCAGCGGGCAGAGGCCATGCTGCGCAGTTGTGTCACCCCGGGACTGCGGCGCCTGCTGTCCCCGCGGTCGTGCCGGCGCGGTGACGGTGATGAGGATGACCACGAGGATGAGGATGAAGCAGCGTCCATCGTGGTCCCACTGGAGCAAAGCTTCCTGGGGCTGCGCCGCTGCCTCTGCGTCTGGGAGGACCCTCGCACCGAGACTTTCCTGGGGTACGTGCGGCCCCATCCCAGCGGTGCCGGTGACTTCTCCGAGGACGCCGTGCGGCAGCgcgtggcggagcggggagcagccctgcaCGGGCTACTGCAGCACCGTCACCAGCTCCGCCTGGCCCGCGACTTCACCCGACGCCTCAAGGCCTCCTCTGACTTCCTACGGCGGCTGCTGGCGCTGCCGAGGCCCGGAGAGCCTGGGGACCCCGCGCCGgcgctgcaggagctgtgcctggagctgcgGGCACACGCGGGGCACTGGGCTGCGCTGCTGCGGCGGCTGCGGGCGGACGCGTGGCTGCGGGCGCTGCCAAGGCGCCGGGGCGAGGCCGTGGTGCACATGCGGTgggcgctgctgctgcccgcCCTGACGGCCGCACGCCTGGCCAGGCAACACATCGAGGGACGGCTGCAGGAGCTCGGCCGCCCCGGCACCCCCGCCCCGGCCTCTGAGTGCCTGGCTGACCTCTTCCAGGGGCTGGAGATCTACAACCACGTGGTGCAGGGGCTGGCGGAGGAGCTGGGCCCTGAGGGGAAGGCCCCCAGTGCCTTCACAGTGGGTGGGGTGCTGCAGTTGCTGGCGGCCGAGCGTGGCCGGACCGTGGCCCagaggctccagcccctcctgtgGCCCCAGGATGGGGACATCAGGGATGGACACATCTGCTGGAAGGACGTGGTGGTGCCGTGGCCACCAGGACGCAACGCTGTGGGGATGGGCATGGGAATGgacacagaaccttctggagcagAGGTGCCACCAGCGCTGGCGGCTGAGCTGCAGGCGCTGTGCCAGGAGGACGAGGAGCTGATGGGACACgtttttggggtgctggtggcCTCAGCTGACAGCCTGTGGCAGCCGGTGTTGTCGGAGAGCCCCGAGCCCCTGGGGCtggtcccggggctgcggccgggcAGTGCAGGTGGCTGGAAGGCCGTACGGTGGCTGGACGCtgcccgcggccccgcggccaCCGCACTGAGTGCCCGGTACCGCGTGCTGCTCTGGGAGGCTGCGGGCGCTGTGCTGGGGGACAGCCCGGGCACTCCTCCTGCCACCCCCGGAGCCACTGTCACCGCGGCGTGGGAGCTGAGCCGTGCACTCACTGTTG CCCGTGTGCCCCCTGagtgccaggaggagctgggagggctctgCCTGCGCCTGCTGTGCCGAAGCGtcctctgcagctgggacaTGG ATTTTACCCGTGCTCTGGGCTCAGGGCTGTCAGACAAGTGCTTGGAGGTCCCAGAAGGGCCCCCGGGGCCAGGGTGCAGCCGCACggcccagcagctccagtgcctcTTCCCAGCTGTGGCACTGGCCCTGCGctgtctgtgcctgctgcccaCCCGCCCGCACG ccccccccGGGGGTCTCTGCCTgcggctgcaggtgctgggccGGTgcctggcggcggtggcggctgCCCACGCGTGGCTGACTGGCCGGGCCGGGCGGTACCTGGCGGCCTGGGCGCTGCCTCAGTTCCTGCTGGTCACCCAGGGAGACCTGCAG GTGCtgaaggcagaggcagagcagctgatGGTGCAGGTGAGCGGGACCTTCCCGGAGCCAGGGGACATTCATGGGGACAGCCCCCTTGAGCCACTCCCCAGCCCGGGGTCCCCGTGggagctccagctgtgccagcagatCCGTGACATGGCCAACAGCATCCAG CTCTTCTCCAGGGACGTGCTGCGGATGTTCTCCACCAGCTGCAAGCGGCTCTCGGCTGAGATCTTCGACCAGACCATGCCACTGGGCCGGCACTGGCGGCTCGGGCCGCGTGCCG agctgcccagtTCCCCCAGCGCGTACGCAGCGGCCGCGGTGCAGGCGGTGCTggggcaggtgctgcagggggCCCAGGCCCTGCCTCACGATGCCCAGGCGCCCACCCTGGCACGGGTCACCACAGCCTTCCTGGAGGCCTGGATGGATCACATCCTGACCCGCCGGATCAAGTTCAG CCTGCAGGGTGCCCTGCAGCTCCGGCGGGACTTCGAGGCGGTGCGGGAGCTGGTGTGCTCAGAGCGCTCCGGGCTGGCTCCCGAGGCCCGGCAGGCGCTGCAGGCCCTCTGCGTCTTCCAGCACACGGACGCAGCTGTGCGGTGCCTCCTGCAACAGccgggggggctggggggccccCCTCGGGGCTGGAGCGGCCTCCGGCGCTGTT gctCAGACGAAGGTGCTCACCCCTTGGAACCATCCACAGACCCCCTCCCTGGCCAGGACCCTCTGGAGGGGCTGGGACCAATCCCAGGGACCCCCGTGCCAGCTCCGCAGGCCGATCTCCCGTCCCGTCCCGAATCCCCTttcccaggcagccagcagcagtggctgtcCCTGCGGCTGCACCGTGCCCGCCGCTGGCGCGTGCCAGGGCTGCCATGTGTCGGGAACAGCCCCGAGGGCTGA
- the TTC31 gene encoding tetratricopeptide repeat protein 31 isoform X2 codes for MWGSAGTRDGDGPGPGLGGSGFGAAPAACPWGCTPGPAGWSGAPFCPWHRMSSFGGLPVPSQGPSQTVIKYKTGELCLLWDDGPRVDYYQLQDDDGDGNDDYDENEFDTDYEDRGDFWDVPVAEGPVPYRYCGFRKSFLCSEPPPQLPRTSPTALDALLDRLPTPCRTSLTAEEAERNAQELVAEEERAKRKAEKKKLKKKKQKDRKKREKLGQELKNKENTDLSPPSCPAGTGPPPNGAEEEGCCPKPSPCPGDSPVPSGEPGPEDTEVTEEELDLSCTFVCKAREKAGVRLPPPGSDRSPGTQNMEPSRKVPEKGNGDPEERPVPPQPLQPRAPSPSTVEQSLMLAGHGIAAAQVGQHTEAVYAFTVALELNPQEHRLLGNRSYCLEKLGRYEEALADAEAALALRPGWPKGSFRKGKALRGLQRYAEAARTFEELLLQDGACAEVATQLEACRALLQQCSRPGGVLVSPFLLKAKEPLFLPAARGVTRSCQDTSGTSVTGGSAGSPTRDPEPAVTSGHLTLPPNHPAKDCFPLWVGNVTSHINEKVLYHAFGRFGRVCSPILQNWGCLTLSIFGGISSFPGC; via the exons ATGTGGGGCTCGGCCGGGACGCGGGATGGCGACGGGCCCGGGCCCGGACTAGGCGGCTCCGGCTTCGGGGCTGCCCCCGCTGCctgcccctggggctgcacGCCCGGGCCCGCTGGCTGGAGCGGCG CGCCTTTCTGCCCCTGGCACCGTATGTCCAGCTTCGGCGGCCTCCCGGTGCCGTCGCAGGGCCCCTCCCAGACTGTGATCAAGTATAAGACGGGGGAGCTGTGTCTGCTCTGGGACGACG GCCCCAGGGTGGATTACTACCAGCTGCAGGATGACGACGGCGATGGAAATGACGATTACGATGAGAACGAGTTCGACACAGATTACGAGGACCGGGGCGATTTCTGGGATGTTCCTGTCGCAGAGGGGCCCGTTCCCTACAGATACTGTGGCTTCCGGAAGTCCTTCCTGTGCTCGGAGCCGCCTCCACAGCTCCCCCGGACCTCTCCGACCGCCCTGGATGCGCTGCTCGACCGGCTGCCCACACCCTGCCGGACCAGCCTCACGGCAGAG GAGGCCGAGAGGAACGCGCAGGAGCTGGTGGCGGAGGAGGAGAGGGCgaagaggaaagcagagaagaagaagctgaagaagaaG aaacaaaaagacagaaagaagcGGGAGAAACTGGGTCAAGAGCTGAAGAACAAAGAGAACACTGACCTT AGCCCCCCGAGTTGCCCTGCGGGCACTGGGCCCCCCCCGAATGGtgctgaggaggagggatgCTGCCCAAAGCCCTCTCCGTGCCCTGGGGACTCCCCAGTCCCTTCAGGGGAGCCTGGTCCAGAGGACACGGAGGTGACAGAG gaggagctggaccTGAGCTGCACCTTCGTCTGCAAAGCACGGGAGAAGGCGGGGGTCCGGCTGCCCCCCCCAGGCAGTGACCGGTCCCCTGGGACCCAGAACATGGAGCCAAGCAGGAAGGTGCCAGAGAAGGGGAATGGGGACCCTGAGGAGAGGcctgtgcccccccagcccctccagcccagggcccccagccccagcacggtAGAGCAGAGCCTGATGCTCGCAG GCCATGGGATCGCAGCGGCCCAGGTGGGCCAACACACTGAGGCTGTTTATGCTTTCACCGTCGCCCTGGAGCTGAACCCCCAGGAACACCG GCTCCTGGGGAACCGCTCGTActgcctggagaagctgggTCGATACGAGGAGGCGCTGGCGGATGCGGAGGCGGCGCTGGCACTGCGGCCGGGCTGGCCCAAGGGCTCTTTCCGCAAGGGCAAGGCCCTGCGGGGGCTTCAG CGCTACGCCGAGGCTGCACGCACCtttgaggagctgctgctgcaggatgggGCCTGTGCCGAGGTAGCCACGCAGCTGGAAGCCTGCCGGGCCCTGCTGCAG CAGTGCAGCCGCCCCGGGGGTGTCCTGGTGTCCCCCTTCCTGCTCAAGGCTAAGGAGCCGCTGTTTCTCCCGG CAGCAAGAGGGGTgaccaggagctgccaggacaCAAGTGGCACCAGTGTGACGGGAGGCAGCGCTGGGAGCCCCACACGAGACCCAGAACCTGCTGTGACCAGTGGCCACCTGACACTGCCACCGAACCACCCTGCCAA GGACTGCTTCCCGCTCTGGGTGGGCAATGTCACCTCCCACATCAACGAGAAGGTGCTGTATCATGCCTTTGGCCG GTTTGGGCGTGTCTGTTCCCCCATTCTGCAGAATTGGGGGTGTCTCACTCTCTCCATCTTTGGAGGTATTTCATCCTTCCCAGGCTGTTGA
- the TTC31 gene encoding tetratricopeptide repeat protein 31 isoform X1, whose translation MWGSAGTRDGDGPGPGLGGSGFGAAPAACPWGCTPGPAGWSGAPFCPWHRMSSFGGLPVPSQGPSQTVIKYKTGELCLLWDDGPRVDYYQLQDDDGDGNDDYDENEFDTDYEDRGDFWDVPVAEGPVPYRYCGFRKSFLCSEPPPQLPRTSPTALDALLDRLPTPCRTSLTAEEAERNAQELVAEEERAKRKAEKKKLKKKKQKDRKKREKLGQELKNKENTDLSPPSCPAGTGPPPNGAEEEGCCPKPSPCPGDSPVPSGEPGPEDTEVTEEELDLSCTFVCKAREKAGVRLPPPGSDRSPGTQNMEPSRKVPEKGNGDPEERPVPPQPLQPRAPSPSTVEQSLMLAGHGIAAAQVGQHTEAVYAFTVALELNPQEHRLLGNRSYCLEKLGRYEEALADAEAALALRPGWPKGSFRKGKALRGLQRYAEAARTFEELLLQDGACAEVATQLEACRALLQQCSRPGGVLVSPFLLKAKEPLFLPAARGVTRSCQDTSGTSVTGGSAGSPTRDPEPAVTSGHLTLPPNHPAKDCFPLWVGNVTSHINEKVLYHAFGRFGEIRSMQLLRGRHCAFINFSRKAEAEEAYRAMQGATVEGSKLLLQLKHPSHATPAPLPRARGRGIPRGLLS comes from the exons ATGTGGGGCTCGGCCGGGACGCGGGATGGCGACGGGCCCGGGCCCGGACTAGGCGGCTCCGGCTTCGGGGCTGCCCCCGCTGCctgcccctggggctgcacGCCCGGGCCCGCTGGCTGGAGCGGCG CGCCTTTCTGCCCCTGGCACCGTATGTCCAGCTTCGGCGGCCTCCCGGTGCCGTCGCAGGGCCCCTCCCAGACTGTGATCAAGTATAAGACGGGGGAGCTGTGTCTGCTCTGGGACGACG GCCCCAGGGTGGATTACTACCAGCTGCAGGATGACGACGGCGATGGAAATGACGATTACGATGAGAACGAGTTCGACACAGATTACGAGGACCGGGGCGATTTCTGGGATGTTCCTGTCGCAGAGGGGCCCGTTCCCTACAGATACTGTGGCTTCCGGAAGTCCTTCCTGTGCTCGGAGCCGCCTCCACAGCTCCCCCGGACCTCTCCGACCGCCCTGGATGCGCTGCTCGACCGGCTGCCCACACCCTGCCGGACCAGCCTCACGGCAGAG GAGGCCGAGAGGAACGCGCAGGAGCTGGTGGCGGAGGAGGAGAGGGCgaagaggaaagcagagaagaagaagctgaagaagaaG aaacaaaaagacagaaagaagcGGGAGAAACTGGGTCAAGAGCTGAAGAACAAAGAGAACACTGACCTT AGCCCCCCGAGTTGCCCTGCGGGCACTGGGCCCCCCCCGAATGGtgctgaggaggagggatgCTGCCCAAAGCCCTCTCCGTGCCCTGGGGACTCCCCAGTCCCTTCAGGGGAGCCTGGTCCAGAGGACACGGAGGTGACAGAG gaggagctggaccTGAGCTGCACCTTCGTCTGCAAAGCACGGGAGAAGGCGGGGGTCCGGCTGCCCCCCCCAGGCAGTGACCGGTCCCCTGGGACCCAGAACATGGAGCCAAGCAGGAAGGTGCCAGAGAAGGGGAATGGGGACCCTGAGGAGAGGcctgtgcccccccagcccctccagcccagggcccccagccccagcacggtAGAGCAGAGCCTGATGCTCGCAG GCCATGGGATCGCAGCGGCCCAGGTGGGCCAACACACTGAGGCTGTTTATGCTTTCACCGTCGCCCTGGAGCTGAACCCCCAGGAACACCG GCTCCTGGGGAACCGCTCGTActgcctggagaagctgggTCGATACGAGGAGGCGCTGGCGGATGCGGAGGCGGCGCTGGCACTGCGGCCGGGCTGGCCCAAGGGCTCTTTCCGCAAGGGCAAGGCCCTGCGGGGGCTTCAG CGCTACGCCGAGGCTGCACGCACCtttgaggagctgctgctgcaggatgggGCCTGTGCCGAGGTAGCCACGCAGCTGGAAGCCTGCCGGGCCCTGCTGCAG CAGTGCAGCCGCCCCGGGGGTGTCCTGGTGTCCCCCTTCCTGCTCAAGGCTAAGGAGCCGCTGTTTCTCCCGG CAGCAAGAGGGGTgaccaggagctgccaggacaCAAGTGGCACCAGTGTGACGGGAGGCAGCGCTGGGAGCCCCACACGAGACCCAGAACCTGCTGTGACCAGTGGCCACCTGACACTGCCACCGAACCACCCTGCCAA GGACTGCTTCCCGCTCTGGGTGGGCAATGTCACCTCCCACATCAACGAGAAGGTGCTGTATCATGCCTTTGGCCG GTTCGGGGAGATCCGCTCCATGCAGTTGCTCCGAGGGCGCCACTGTGCCTTCATTAACTTCTCCCGGAAGGCGGAGGCCGAGGAGGCCTACAGAGCCATGCAG GGTGCCACCGTGGAGGGCAGCAAGCTGTTGCTACAACTCAAGCACCCGTCCCACGCCACCCCGGCCCCCCTGCCCCgtgccaggggcaggggcaTCCCCAGGGGGCTACTCAGCTGA
- the TTC31 gene encoding tetratricopeptide repeat protein 31 isoform X3, whose product MWGSAGTRDGDGPGPGLGGSGFGAAPAACPWGCTPGPAGWSGAPFCPWHRMSSFGGLPVPSQGPSQTVIKYKTGELCLLWDDGPRVDYYQLQDDDGDGNDDYDENEFDTDYEDRGDFWDVPVAEGPVPYRYCGFRKSFLCSEPPPQLPRTSPTALDALLDRLPTPCRTSLTAEEAERNAQELVAEEERAKRKAEKKKLKKKKQKDRKKREKLGQELKNKENTDLSPPSCPAGTGPPPNGAEEEGCCPKPSPCPGDSPVPSGEPGPEDTEVTEEELDLSCTFVCKAREKAGVRLPPPGSDRSPGTQNMEPSRKVPEKGNGDPEERPVPPQPLQPRAPSPSTVEQSLMLAGHGIAAAQVGQHTEAVYAFTVALELNPQEHRLLGNRSYCLEKLGRYEEALADAEAALALRPGWPKGSFRKGKALRGLQRYAEAARTFEELLLQDGACAEVATQLEACRALLQQCSRPGGVLVSPFLLKAKEPLFLPAARGVTRSCQDTSGTSVTGGSAGSPTRDPEPAVTSGHLTLPPNHPAKDCFPLWVGNVTSHINEKVLYHAFGRNL is encoded by the exons ATGTGGGGCTCGGCCGGGACGCGGGATGGCGACGGGCCCGGGCCCGGACTAGGCGGCTCCGGCTTCGGGGCTGCCCCCGCTGCctgcccctggggctgcacGCCCGGGCCCGCTGGCTGGAGCGGCG CGCCTTTCTGCCCCTGGCACCGTATGTCCAGCTTCGGCGGCCTCCCGGTGCCGTCGCAGGGCCCCTCCCAGACTGTGATCAAGTATAAGACGGGGGAGCTGTGTCTGCTCTGGGACGACG GCCCCAGGGTGGATTACTACCAGCTGCAGGATGACGACGGCGATGGAAATGACGATTACGATGAGAACGAGTTCGACACAGATTACGAGGACCGGGGCGATTTCTGGGATGTTCCTGTCGCAGAGGGGCCCGTTCCCTACAGATACTGTGGCTTCCGGAAGTCCTTCCTGTGCTCGGAGCCGCCTCCACAGCTCCCCCGGACCTCTCCGACCGCCCTGGATGCGCTGCTCGACCGGCTGCCCACACCCTGCCGGACCAGCCTCACGGCAGAG GAGGCCGAGAGGAACGCGCAGGAGCTGGTGGCGGAGGAGGAGAGGGCgaagaggaaagcagagaagaagaagctgaagaagaaG aaacaaaaagacagaaagaagcGGGAGAAACTGGGTCAAGAGCTGAAGAACAAAGAGAACACTGACCTT AGCCCCCCGAGTTGCCCTGCGGGCACTGGGCCCCCCCCGAATGGtgctgaggaggagggatgCTGCCCAAAGCCCTCTCCGTGCCCTGGGGACTCCCCAGTCCCTTCAGGGGAGCCTGGTCCAGAGGACACGGAGGTGACAGAG gaggagctggaccTGAGCTGCACCTTCGTCTGCAAAGCACGGGAGAAGGCGGGGGTCCGGCTGCCCCCCCCAGGCAGTGACCGGTCCCCTGGGACCCAGAACATGGAGCCAAGCAGGAAGGTGCCAGAGAAGGGGAATGGGGACCCTGAGGAGAGGcctgtgcccccccagcccctccagcccagggcccccagccccagcacggtAGAGCAGAGCCTGATGCTCGCAG GCCATGGGATCGCAGCGGCCCAGGTGGGCCAACACACTGAGGCTGTTTATGCTTTCACCGTCGCCCTGGAGCTGAACCCCCAGGAACACCG GCTCCTGGGGAACCGCTCGTActgcctggagaagctgggTCGATACGAGGAGGCGCTGGCGGATGCGGAGGCGGCGCTGGCACTGCGGCCGGGCTGGCCCAAGGGCTCTTTCCGCAAGGGCAAGGCCCTGCGGGGGCTTCAG CGCTACGCCGAGGCTGCACGCACCtttgaggagctgctgctgcaggatgggGCCTGTGCCGAGGTAGCCACGCAGCTGGAAGCCTGCCGGGCCCTGCTGCAG CAGTGCAGCCGCCCCGGGGGTGTCCTGGTGTCCCCCTTCCTGCTCAAGGCTAAGGAGCCGCTGTTTCTCCCGG CAGCAAGAGGGGTgaccaggagctgccaggacaCAAGTGGCACCAGTGTGACGGGAGGCAGCGCTGGGAGCCCCACACGAGACCCAGAACCTGCTGTGACCAGTGGCCACCTGACACTGCCACCGAACCACCCTGCCAA GGACTGCTTCCCGCTCTGGGTGGGCAATGTCACCTCCCACATCAACGAGAAGGTGCTGTATCATGCCTTTGGCCG GAATCTCTAA